TTTGTTTTTCTTTTTATCTAATATATAGAAAATTTAAACATAAATAATTAGTAGTGTCAAGTATTTATCTTACTGGAGTTTCCTGAGTTTTTCATGATTATAGGAGTTTCTATATGTTTTTGAGGAAAGAAACTTTCCTAAGTATTTGAAATGTTTAGATCACTGTTTTAAAACTCAAAAAAGGGGGATTCCAGATATCTCTATCTTCAACATATTGATACTATTACACAATAACAATTTCTATATTAAAAAGTCAGGAAACTCCAGTATTTGTGCTATTGAAACGGCAAGGAAAAGGTTTGTTGTAAGCGTTCAGCCGTCAGCAATCAGCCGTCAGCTTCGAACTTTTGATCTTATGAGAACGAAGGTTAAGACTTCCTTTTCTCGCGTCCTCCCTTCTCACCAATCGCCACGATCAGAGATGGTAGCAACAAAAGGGAGGTGAGCAGACAAGCGCCGATCCCGATGACCGCGAGCTTGCCCAGGGAGGAAAGGGCGGGGAAGTGGGAAGTGCTCAGGGAGCCAAAACCCACCATGGTGGTCAATGAGGTCATGACGACTGCCCTGCCAGTATACCTGACTGCTTCCCCTATGTCCCTTCCCTCGCGATATCGATGGACGATATGAATTCCATCGTCAATCCCTATGCCGAGGATCAAGGGGATTGCCACTGCATTGGCTGGGTTAAGTTCCATCCCCAGAAGAGCGCTTATTCCCAGCATGTAGGCCACCCCAGCCAGCAAGGGGGACAGGGCCATCCCCACCCATAGGGGTCTTTTAAAGTGCATGAAGAGCAACAGCAGCACCAGAGATAGGGCAAGGGGGGCCAGGAGGGTGAAATCCCTCTTCACCATCCCCTGGAGCTGAAGGGCGACGAGTTCTAGGCCCGTGCACTCGGCTTGAGGCACAATCCTCTTTATCGCCCTTTGCAGTTGCAGGGGATCGACCCTTGCTGGATCGAATCGGATCTCCTGTCGCAATTTATATCCCCCTTTTGCCTGCACCACATACCTCTCTATTGGCTCGGCCAGGGGGGTTAGGGTCAATCGCTGCACGAGTGCAGCCGGGGGGATGGGGGTCTCCCTATGGGCTATCCTTTTCAACATCTCCTGTGTCCGGGAGAAGACTTCCGGGTTAAGACCCTCCGCCTCTAAGGCCCTCTTCAGGGAACTTGCGGCCTTTTCATAGTCCATCCCCATGCGCAGCCTCGCCAGTACCTTCTCTTGCCTATTAGTAGAGGGGATGAACTGGGCGAGGTGGGAGCAAAAGAGGATCCCCTCCCCATATTTATCCTGGAGGGATTTGGCAATGGCCTCCTGCTGTTGCAGGAGTTGATCGAGGTCCTCTCCCCCCAGGAGCACGGTCAACCCCTTGCCTTCACCCCCAAACTCCTCCTGCATCCTCTCTAGGGCCCTCATCCCCTCCATCTTCCGGGGGCGAAATCCCTCCACCCCCCCCATAATCCTCACCTTTGTTCCCATATATCCTCCGAAGACGGCCAGGGATATAAGGATGATGAGGATAGTGCGATAATGCGCCTTCAGAAAAGGGATTAGGCGAGCCAAACCCCACTCCCTTAGAGGTGTGTATTGATATCCCTTTTTCTCCACCCAGACCAAGAAGGAGGGCAGCACCAGGGAGATGGTCAACAGACAGAAAAAGAGACCCGAGGCGACCAAGATCCCCAACTCCACAATCCCCTGGATGCGGGCCAGCAACAGGGTAAGGAAGGCGGCGATGGTAGTAAGCCCCCCTGTCCAAACCCCCTTCCCCGTCCTCATAAGGGTGATCTCCATTGCCTCGTCCAACCCCTTGCCGGCTGAGCGCTCATGGTGATATCGATGGTAGATATGGATGGCGAAGTCTATCCCCAATCCCACGATGATGGCCGCAAAGGAGACCGTGATGAGGTTAAGCCCTCCTGTGAACAGCGAGGCCACCCCCATGGTGAGCTGGACCCCAACCATGAGGGGAAGCCCGACAAAGAGCAGCGTTACCCACCTCCTGTAGGAGAGGAGAAAGAGGGCCAACACCATGGCAAAGGAGCCCAGAAAGGAGGTCAAGAGGTCGTGGCGCAGGATCCCCGCCTTTCCGACGGTCATGGTATGGGGGCCCACAAAGGAGATCCTCACTCCGGGGAAGGTCCCTTTTAGCTCATCTAATCTTTGTACCAGTTCCTGAGAGGACCTCCAGGCAACAGAGGGGAAAGAGGGCTCAGCCACCATGAGAAGCGCCCTCCTATTCGGGGATAAGAGATAGCCTTCAATGAGGGAGGGGGCCCAGGGCGATTTCCCCCTCCACCGCTTGAACAGAAACTCCCTCATTGCAAGAGGATCGCTGACGATCAAGCCCCTCCATCCAGGTGAAAGGTAGCTTATAAGGAGACCTTTGGCCTTGCGGATCTCCGCCAGGATCTTTTCCTCTGAGAGTCTCCTCTTGAACTCCTCGGCATCCTCCTCTTGGAGATAGAGCTGGGGATAGGGAAGATAGATAGCGAGGGCCTCCTTCCATCCTCGCATATCCCCTTCCATGCCCGGGAAGATCCGCTTGAAGGCCCTTGTCCCCCCTATCTCCAAATCAGCCAGAGACCTCCTCAGCCCCTGAGCGGACTCGATCAATTCAGCCTCCTCCTTTCCCTCCAGGAGGATATAGAGATGTTCCAGGTGGCCGAAACCTTTTAAATCCTCCACCAAGACCTTTAATGCCCCGCGGTCTGTGGGCAGCAGTTGCAACCAATCGGTCTCAAACCGCAACCTTCCGGTGACCAGAAAGGCCAAGACAAGTATTAGAAGGAAGGATATCAAGACCCGCTTGGGGTGGTGTAAGGAGAGCTGAAGGGCCTTTTTTAAGAAGAACTCCAACAAGGGGTCCCCTCCCGGTAGAAATGCCTTTTGGCCTTACGTACAGCAGGCCAATGACCCAGGTTCATGGGGCCGAAGATGATGAGGCTGCGGCGCATGGCAAAGGGCTGAAAGATCCTTCTCACCATGGAGCGCAGGGAGTAAAACTCCTTGTTGACCCACCAGAATCCCTCCTGAAGCTCATCGACTGTCATCATCTTTGGCCTGAACACTACAGTGGCCATGTCATATCTGCTCCAATCCTCGGTGAGTATCTTCCCCTCCTTCTTCAAACGCTGGTAGATCTTGGTCCCAGGAAAGGGGGTCAACACAGGCAGGAAGGCCCCATCGATCCGGGTCCTGTGCGCAAAGGACAAAAATTTCTCAAAGACCGAAGTGTCGTCGTAGTCATAACCAAAGACAAAAGAGGCGTGAACGCCGATCCCATGATCGTGTAACTGCTTGATCCCCGTTTCATATTGCTCCACCTTGTTGGTCCTCTTACCCATCAACTTCAAGTTCTCCGGGCTGAGGCTCTCAAATCCTATAAACATCCCGTGACATCCCGCCCTTGCCATGAGGCGGACTAACTCCTCATCCTGGGCGATAGTGATGGGACCTTGGCTTACCCAACGCAGACGATACTGTGAAAGCATGGTGAAGAGTTCACGGGCGTATCTGATGTTGCCCACGATGTTATCATCGACGAAAAAGATATAGGCCTGGGCCCTGCGCAGGGATCGGACCTCCCTCTCCACCTCCTCTAGGGGGCGGGTTCGATAGGTCCCCCCATACATGGCCGTCACAGAGCAAAATTCGCAATCGAAGGGACATCCTCGGGTGGTCTGGATGGTGTTCTCAAAGAAATAGCCTTGAGGGTCCAAGAGATTCCTCCGGGGCAGGGGTAAACGGGCAAGGTCTGTACGCCCCTCCTGTTGGTAGAACCTCTTCAACTCCCCCCTGGCCGCATCCCTGACTACCTCTACCCAGATCTCATCGGCCTCTCCGATCACCACCGCATCGCAGTGGGCGATGGCCTCCTCCGGCAGCCAGGTGGAGTGCATCCCTCCCATGACCACCTTCACCCCCCGGCGCCGATATTCCTCGGCGATCTCATACCCTCGTGGGGCCAAGGGGGTCATGGCGGTGATAGCGATTAAATCGCACTCTTGGTCAAAATTTATAGGGGCGATCCCCTCATCGTGAATGGAGACCTGGTGACCCTCAGGGGTGAGGGCGGCCAGCAGGGTGGTGCTCAAATGGGGGAACTTAAAGGTGATCACATCCCAAAAGCTATCTTTGGGCCAGCAAGGGACGATGAACTTGATCTTCATGGCCCCTCCTCAACCCCTGTCTTGGAGAGGAGCCCCTTCAGGTCCGCCAGTGGGTAAACCTCCCATCCTGCAGTGATGGGGACAAAGGCCCCCTCCGGCAGGGGGAGGTCGACATGTGGCCCCTTTAGCCTCAGCTCAAACCTGATCCCTTTCCCCTCAACCTCGCCGTAGATGCGGGTGGGGAAACGCCCTCCCCCTATCTCCTGGTAATCCTTATAGGCCATCTTGAGGATGAGGGTATCTCCTCCCCGGGAGTCCCCCTGGCCTATCCACCCCATATAGATCTTTTTCTCACTGGGCAGGATGATATGGAGGAGGCCTTCGGAGTAGATCACTTCCCCTACCGTCGCGCCAAGCGTCGAGGTGAGCCGCAAACGCAAACGGACGGGCCTCTCATAGAGGAGGACCCCCCGCAGGAGGTGTAACTCCTCCCGCACCTCTACCTTGACGAAGAGCCGGGCCTGAAGAGAGCTCACCCCATGATATCTGCTGAGGGCCGCCGCAAGGGCCTGGGAAAGGGGAACCTTCTCCATCTCTGCCTCCGGCAACCTTTTAGGTACACACCCCATCACCAATGCAATGGTGATGATAGGGATGAGGCAGCCCCTGAGAAACTTCATCCTTCCTCCTTCAACCTCTCCCATATCAGGTTGGTGGTGATCTGACCCGAGGCCATGGCCGCGGCCACCCCCCCTCCTGGGGCAGTCCAATGGCCAGCCAGGTAAAGCCCATCTATGGGGGAGACCCTGTTCAACCGATATATCCCCGCCTGTCTGGGGATCTGAGCCCAACCATAGGCCGCCCCCCACCTGTTACCAGTCATCCTCTCGATGGTCAAGGGGGTGGAACTCACCTGCAGGACGATCCTTTGAAGCAGGTCGGGTACCATCTCCTCGGCCTGAGAGATGATCCGCTCGGCAAGGGCCCCCCTCATCCCCTCATCCCACCCTCCTAATAAGCGGTAGGGGGCCTTGTAGCTAAGGCACAAGGTGCTATGTCCCTTGGGGGCGTGGGAGGGATTCACTAAGGATGGGGCGAGGAGATAATAGGGAGGGGAAGAAGGGATCTTTCCCTCTTCCAGATAACAATACTCCTGCTCCAAATCGTAGTGTGAGAAGACCTCGTTGTTGGAGCAAGAAAGGTCCAGTTCCCCCTCCATCCCCAGATAGATGATAAAATAGGAAAAGGAGGGCCTCATCCCCTTCAACCTCTTGGCCCAGCCAGGGGGAAGGCATTCCTCTCCGATCATCCTCAGGAAGGTGGTGGTGGCATCGGCGTTGGAGATCACCACCCTGGAAGTAATCACCCCTCCTTCCTTGAGCCGCACCCCCATTGCCTTTCTCCCTTCGGCCATGATCCCCTTCACCTCCTGCCGGGTCTGAATCGTCCCCCCCCACCTCGTAAACCCCTTGGCCAGGAGTTGGGGCAGGGCCTCCATTCTCCCCTTTACAACCGCCACCCCCCCCTGCAGGTAGCTCATCTCCAAAGAGGCCATGGCGATCACAGAAAGCCTGCTGGGGGGGAGCAGGGCATAGGAGCTCCTCACCCCCAGGATCGCCTTGAGCCTGGGGTCCTTTATGAGTGCCTCCAGCAATTCCTGGAGGGTCTTGTCCCGGTACTGAAAGGTAAAGGGGAACTCCCGGGCAAAACGTGAGGGATCAAACCAGGAGAGGGTGTAGGGGAAGCGATCTATCTCCTCAGAGAGTGAGTGGTAGATATGGTACAATCCCCTGATCCCCTCCCTTTCTTGGGGGAAAAGGGAGGAGAGGTATTCCACATGGGAGCTCAAATCGGTGTATTGGCGGATCTTCAGATCGGGGAAGTAGTACTCGCGGCCTGGATCCAAAGGGAGAAATTCTATCCCTTCTCTTAGACCCAGGTCATCCAACAACCTCCAAACCCTCCCCCCCTCCCTGCACCCCCCGATGGACTGGACAGAGAGGTCGAAGGTAAAGCCCTTGCGCGTGAAAGAGGTGCAACACCCCCCTACCTTGGTCCTCTTTTCAAAGATGACCACCCGCAGCCCCTTCTGGGCAAGAAGGACGCCGCACACCAACCCCCCTAACCCAGCGCCGATGATGATTACATCGTAGTCCATCATACTCCCGATGTGAAAGCGCTTATTTCCTCATCCTTATCTGCGTTCTCGCTTCATGGCAAGTTAAGATGTTTTTCATCTGTCATGGATAGCTAAGTGAAAATCCCCAATTGGCAAACATGGGGAGTTCTCCTAAATTGCAGATTTTGACAAGAAATCTTAATTCGATAAAAAGAACCTTTTAGTACGAATTAAGAGGGCTTTAAATTTTATAGAGAACTTTTTAGACCAGGTTAAGCATGCGATAATGTAACTAAGGATCATTATTACATTTAAGAAGATGGTAGGCTGTAATATGTTTCCTAAAAAGAGAAAATAGAATATGAGAAAAAATAATGCTGCAATCAGATCGCCACCTATGGAACAATAAAAATTGTACCCATGTAATAATCTTCTCTTTTCCGCACAAACATCCCAAATAATATGAAAAACAAACAGAATATTCATACATAACCAATACCATGAATAATCATCTTTCATTGAAAGTGCAAATAATCTGGAAATAGTAAAAAGAATTAAAATATCTAATACAAATAGATCAATTGCATAATCTCCATCCCCATATTTATTATGAACATAAATCCAGTCAACAACTATAATTAGATACGCAAACAGGATAAGAAGAACATGTTGATCTATTTTCTCAATCTTATCAAAAAATCCAAAGCCGTAAGCAAGAACTACCCCATACATTACATCTAGCAAACTGATTCTTACTGCGCTTGCTTTTTCTTTTCCCCTTTGCATTGAAACATCCCCATGTTAAAGATCGCAGTCCAAAACTATTAGGTTTCGTTTCCTAGAATCTCTTCAACAAAATTTGGTAAAGCAAAAGAAGCAAAATGGACCTTATCATTATAATATTTTGTATTAAATCCTGCATCAAGATATTTTTTATATTTGTCTTTTTTGAAATCCCTCAGGGGATCATAAAAATCAGAGCAAATCATAAAACTCCACAAAGCGCTGGGATATGTTGGTATCCAAGCCAAATAAACTTGAACTGTTTTGAATACCGAAGACAGATTTTTATATGTAGTTTTAAATATGTCAGCATGATAAAAGGGTGATTCTGTTTGAGAGACAAATATTCCTTTATCTTTCAGATGTTCCTTAACAAGTCGGAAAAAGTCTTTTTTAAATAAAGTATCACCAGGAGGTAGAGGATCAGGAGCATCTGAAATGACCAAATCATATTTTTGGGTTGACTTTTTTAAATAGTAAAATCCATCGTCAGGTATTATTTTAACCCTGGAATCGTTAAAACTGTTTTGACAAATATTTGATAAATATTTTTTTGATATTTCGATTACTTTTTCATCGATTTCCACCAAATGAATTTCTTTGATCTCTTTATGTTTTAAAAGTTCTCTCAAAGCGCACCCATCTCCTCCGCCTATTACCAAAATGTCTTTAGGATTCTCGTGAACGAAAACAGGTACATGGGTAATCATCTCATGATAGATAAACTCATCTTTTTCTGTTAACATTACAGAACCATAAAGGATTAACATCCTGCCGTATTCATGAACTTCGAGCACCTCTATTTTTTGGAATTTTGATTTACCGCTATACAATATGTCCTTAACTTTATAAGCCATACCTACCTTGCCATTGTGAAACTCCCTAAACCAGAAATCCCAAAGATCTTCAAAATATGGTTTATAGCTTAAGCTCATCTTTTTCCTCCTCAATTATTACTAATTCTGCTTTTCTCAAGAGACTAAAATCTGTCGCGCTGCTATATGTATATGCCCCCATGTAGGAACATATGAGATAATCCCCCACATTTAACTCTGGCAATAATTTATTTTCAAAAATCACGTCAAAAGAGTCGCAAGTTGGACCAGCGATCATACAAGGGTACTCTTTGTTCCCGCTCTTTTTCAACGCAAGGGCAGGATAGTCAGCTTTATCATAAATTTTTCCGGAAAAGCAACCGTAAAGCCCATCATCTATATA
The sequence above is a segment of the Deltaproteobacteria bacterium genome. Coding sequences within it:
- a CDS encoding MMPL family transporter, with amino-acid sequence MEFFLKKALQLSLHHPKRVLISFLLILVLAFLVTGRLRFETDWLQLLPTDRGALKVLVEDLKGFGHLEHLYILLEGKEEAELIESAQGLRRSLADLEIGGTRAFKRIFPGMEGDMRGWKEALAIYLPYPQLYLQEEDAEEFKRRLSEEKILAEIRKAKGLLISYLSPGWRGLIVSDPLAMREFLFKRWRGKSPWAPSLIEGYLLSPNRRALLMVAEPSFPSVAWRSSQELVQRLDELKGTFPGVRISFVGPHTMTVGKAGILRHDLLTSFLGSFAMVLALFLLSYRRWVTLLFVGLPLMVGVQLTMGVASLFTGGLNLITVSFAAIIVGLGIDFAIHIYHRYHHERSAGKGLDEAMEITLMRTGKGVWTGGLTTIAAFLTLLLARIQGIVELGILVASGLFFCLLTISLVLPSFLVWVEKKGYQYTPLREWGLARLIPFLKAHYRTILIILISLAVFGGYMGTKVRIMGGVEGFRPRKMEGMRALERMQEEFGGEGKGLTVLLGGEDLDQLLQQQEAIAKSLQDKYGEGILFCSHLAQFIPSTNRQEKVLARLRMGMDYEKAASSLKRALEAEGLNPEVFSRTQEMLKRIAHRETPIPPAALVQRLTLTPLAEPIERYVVQAKGGYKLRQEIRFDPARVDPLQLQRAIKRIVPQAECTGLELVALQLQGMVKRDFTLLAPLALSLVLLLLFMHFKRPLWVGMALSPLLAGVAYMLGISALLGMELNPANAVAIPLILGIGIDDGIHIVHRYREGRDIGEAVRYTGRAVVMTSLTTMVGFGSLSTSHFPALSSLGKLAVIGIGACLLTSLLLLPSLIVAIGEKGGREKRKS
- a CDS encoding B12-binding domain-containing radical SAM protein, which codes for MKIKFIVPCWPKDSFWDVITFKFPHLSTTLLAALTPEGHQVSIHDEGIAPINFDQECDLIAITAMTPLAPRGYEIAEEYRRRGVKVVMGGMHSTWLPEEAIAHCDAVVIGEADEIWVEVVRDAARGELKRFYQQEGRTDLARLPLPRRNLLDPQGYFFENTIQTTRGCPFDCEFCSVTAMYGGTYRTRPLEEVEREVRSLRRAQAYIFFVDDNIVGNIRYARELFTMLSQYRLRWVSQGPITIAQDEELVRLMARAGCHGMFIGFESLSPENLKLMGKRTNKVEQYETGIKQLHDHGIGVHASFVFGYDYDDTSVFEKFLSFAHRTRIDGAFLPVLTPFPGTKIYQRLKKEGKILTEDWSRYDMATVVFRPKMMTVDELQEGFWWVNKEFYSLRSMVRRIFQPFAMRRSLIIFGPMNLGHWPAVRKAKRHFYREGTPCWSSS
- a CDS encoding NAD(P)/FAD-dependent oxidoreductase; this encodes MMDYDVIIIGAGLGGLVCGVLLAQKGLRVVIFEKRTKVGGCCTSFTRKGFTFDLSVQSIGGCREGGRVWRLLDDLGLREGIEFLPLDPGREYYFPDLKIRQYTDLSSHVEYLSSLFPQEREGIRGLYHIYHSLSEEIDRFPYTLSWFDPSRFAREFPFTFQYRDKTLQELLEALIKDPRLKAILGVRSSYALLPPSRLSVIAMASLEMSYLQGGVAVVKGRMEALPQLLAKGFTRWGGTIQTRQEVKGIMAEGRKAMGVRLKEGGVITSRVVISNADATTTFLRMIGEECLPPGWAKRLKGMRPSFSYFIIYLGMEGELDLSCSNNEVFSHYDLEQEYCYLEEGKIPSSPPYYLLAPSLVNPSHAPKGHSTLCLSYKAPYRLLGGWDEGMRGALAERIISQAEEMVPDLLQRIVLQVSSTPLTIERMTGNRWGAAYGWAQIPRQAGIYRLNRVSPIDGLYLAGHWTAPGGGVAAAMASGQITTNLIWERLKEEG
- the speE gene encoding polyamine aminopropyltransferase; the protein is MSLSYKPYFEDLWDFWFREFHNGKVGMAYKVKDILYSGKSKFQKIEVLEVHEYGRMLILYGSVMLTEKDEFIYHEMITHVPVFVHENPKDILVIGGGDGCALRELLKHKEIKEIHLVEIDEKVIEISKKYLSNICQNSFNDSRVKIIPDDGFYYLKKSTQKYDLVISDAPDPLPPGDTLFKKDFFRLVKEHLKDKGIFVSQTESPFYHADIFKTTYKNLSSVFKTVQVYLAWIPTYPSALWSFMICSDFYDPLRDFKKDKYKKYLDAGFNTKYYNDKVHFASFALPNFVEEILGNET